DNA sequence from the Vulgatibacter sp. genome:
GGCGCGGCGAGCACGGTGCCGTCGAGGAGGATCACCACCGGGCGCTCGGCCTGCGCCATGCCGACGTCGTCGAGGATCTTCTGCCCCACCTGCGATTGGGCCGGGTAGAAGCCGTAGGGGACGCCCTTGCGATCGAGGAGCTCGCGCACCTGGTGGCTCCTCGCCGAGGGCTCGTCGCCGACGACGCGGACCACCTCCATCCGCGGCCCGTGCTCCTTCACCCACTCGGCGAGGAATTCGCTGACCGTCGGGTAGAGGTGCACCTCCGCCGGTGCCCACGGTTTGTAGAGATAATTCTCGAGCTTGCCCCAGGAGCAGCCCTGGAGGATCTCGCCGGCGGCCTTCTTGTCGCCCCAGGCCGCGAGGAGGATCCGCTTGGCGCCGGGATGAAGCTCGTGGGAACGCGAGAGGAACTCGACGCCCGGCATCGCGCGCATGCGGTTCTCGGCGATGATCAGCGCCACGTCCTGCGCCTGCTCGTGCAGCTCCCGCAGGTGCTCGAGGGCGCTCTCCGGCGTGAAGTGGGCCACGATCCGGTAGTCGCCGCCGAACCGCCGCGCGAGCGCCTCCACGAGGGCGGAAAGCTCCTTCGAATCGTCGTCGACGACGAGGATGGCCGGTCGGTCGATCATCGCTGCTCCCCCTGCAGGTTGAAAACTTGGGGGTGCATGCGTTGCCCGCAAGCCGCACGGATTGTCCGGGTAGGGCGAAAAACCGCACATCCCGCTGTGCGGGGAAACACCCCTTCTCGGGGGAGGGCGCGCCGGGTGAATCTCCGCTCCAGGTCGGGCGGCTAGGCCCACCGGGGCAGTGGGGGTTCGCTCCTTCGAACCGCCGCGGCGCGTCACGGTCTGCAGGGCTCCAAGGGGTCGTAGACACGGATGTTTCGCGGGCGCTGAAGGGAAATTCCCGGTTGGTGCGTTCTCCAAATGCCTCGCTCGCTTGGGTGCGGAACAGGCGACGGGCTCGGGAGGGGAAATGGTCGTCTACTTCGTGTTGGCTGTGGTTCTGGTTGGGGCAGGTGCTGCCATTCTCTTCCTCGCTCGTCGCCCGGCGGCGGACGCCGGTGCGAGCCTTGCGGCGGAGCGGTCGGCCATCGATCGCTGGCTGGATCGCGTGCTGGCGCGGCAGCTGGCCTTTGCGGTGGGGCAGCCGCCCGAGGCGGTGGAGGAGGCGTTCTACGGATCGCGCCCCGAACTGCGCGAGCAGGTCGAGGGGACCCTCGGCGACGTGCGGTTGACCCTGGGCCGCGTCGGCGCCGGTCGCCACGTGGAGGTCCGCCTCGAGGCGCAGCTGGTCGGCGGCCGCACCCTCTCGTCTCGCTTCACCACGCCCTGGGAGCAGCTCCCGGGGGCGGCGCGGATGGAGCTCCTCGGTCGCGGGGAGGCAGCTTTCTCCCGGCAGTGGTCGCCGCCCTGGCGGTGACGTGAGCCGGAGGCGGATCGTTGGGCTGGGGGGCCCTGCGATCCACCTGGGGACGGGCGCAGCGCAGCCGGCCACACCGCCGGCGCCTGCGCCCGTCGCCGTTCCTCGGCACGTCGTTTCCCGGGACGCGGCGGAGCGCCCCGACAATCCCGCGCCGGCGCGAAGGCAACGCCGCCGCTCGCGCGTCCTCTCTTTCGAAGCGCTCGACGTTGGGAGGACGCGATGCCGAGAGCACGGACCGAGCAGCTGCAGCCCCGTACCCCGTGGCGCAGGGCCCTGCCCGTACCGATCGATACCGGCGCCGGTGGCGAGGTGGCGCTCTTTCTCTTCGACACCGGCACCGACGGGGGCTCGCAGCGGATCGCCCTGCAATCGGTGCTGCGCAGCCTCGCGGCCATCTTGCCGGACGCCCCTGCCACCGCAGCGATTCTCGCCAGCGGCATCGCGAAGCCGCCTGCAGGCGCGGCGCATCTGGTCGGCCCGGATCCCTTCCGGCCCGAGCGCTTTCTCGTGCGGCTCCAGGCGGAGCGGCTCGTGCTCTGCGCGGTGCTGCGGCTCTGGGCGCGGACCGCGCCCCGCACCGCGGTGGTGGGCGGGACCGTCGACGAGGCGGGGACGACGCCGTCGCTCCGCCTGCGCGCGCACCTCGCCGGCGGCCGCTGCTACCTGCCCCGGGGCGTCGGAGACGACGGGGCGGAGGCGCTGCTCGAGGCTGCGGGGCTCGCGATCCATTGGGTGGACGAGGCGGAGCTTACGGCGCGCGCTTGCGCCGCACGGCCCTGAACGGCTCGCCCCTGCGGTGCGATCGTGGCATATGCGGACCCGACCGCTCGCGGACGAGGTGACGCCGATGGCCGATCGAATCGAAGAGATGGAGGCGCGCATCGCCGCGCTGGAGGCGAAGGTCGCGCAGCTGCGGGACGATGCGCTGGTGCGCACCCGATCGCTGCAGATCGTCGACGAGGACGCAAAGGTCCGCGCCGCGATCGGCGTCGGCGCCGACGGCGTGGTCCGCTTCGTCCAGACCGACGCAGCCGGCGCGGTCCGCATCGGCCTCGCCGTGGGTCCCGAGGGAAAGCCCGGCCTCGTCTTCTTCGATCGGGAGAAGAAGGCGCGGGTGGAGCTCGGCCTCTCGCCCGCCGACGAGCCCGGGCTCTCCCTCTCCGACGCCACCGAAACGGTGCGGCTGCAGGCGCTCCTCCAGGCAGCGGGCAGGGTGGGGCTGATGGCCTACGACGCCGCCGGGAAGCTCCGCGCCGCCATCGGCGCCAACGCGGAGGGCATCGGCGCGGTGGGCACCTTCGACGGGAACGCGTCGTGAGCGAGGCTGCGCTCGAGGTGCGGCTCGCCGCGCTGGAGGCGGAGCTCGAGGCGCTCCTCGCCGCCAGGGCGAAGGCCCGGGAGGCGGTGGCGGCGGAGGTGGTGGACGAGCAGGGGCGGACCCGGGCCATGCTCTCCACCGGCCCCGGCGGCACGGTCTCGCTCAACCTCCTCGACGGGCAGGGCGTGCTCCGCGCCGCGCTGGGGCTGGGCCGCGAAGGGCCGACCCTCTCGCTCTTCGACGGCGCGGCGACGCGACGGCTCGATCTGCACGTCGGCGCCGACGACGCGCCGCGCCTCCACCTCGTCGACGGGGCGGGGACCCGCCGCCTCGAGCTCGACGTCGACCCCGCGGGGACCTCCTCCCTCGGCGTCCTCGACGCCACCGGCGCGCCGCGGGCGGTGCTCCTGGTCACGGGGTCCGGGCGGGGCGTGGTCGGCGCCTCGCGCTGAACGGGCCCTGCAGGACCGGCCGCAGGTGCGCACCTTCGCCCTCGGCCGGGCCGGCTGCTGCGGGCCCACCGCAAGGGCAAGGAGCGCAGGCGCTTCGCCATGCACCGGCACCGCGCAGGAGCGCGAGTTCAGTTGAGGTAGCGGGGCCGCCAGGCCTTCTGCTGCTCGCGTTCCTCCATCGCCTCGATGCCCTGCCGGGTGAGGAGGAAGCGCACGAGGCCGGAGCCGCGCTCGGTGTCGACCTCCGCCTCGAAGCCCGGACCCGCCAGCGTCCCGAGGACGAAGTCCTTCTTCAGGTTGCGGACCTTGCCCGAGATCAGGTCGCCGGCCACGTCGCCGACGCCCGCGTCGGTGCGGAGCAGGTTCCACGCCGCCTCGTGCAGCGTCATCGAGAGGGCCGCGGAGAGCGGCACGGTGCTGAAGAGGACGGAGATGAGGAGCCAGCTCGGCGTCTGCGATTCGTCGGACATCGGCCCCATCTTATGCCCCTGGAGGGGATTTTCCGCCACACGTGCTTCGGCCTGGCCGGTGCGCGGTGGCTCGATTGCCTGCCGGCCAGGCCGTCTTCACCTTGCACCCTTTGGTGGGAAGGGAGGCGGCATGCGTTGGTGGAACCCGCTCCTGATCGCGTTGGCGGCAGGCTGCGCGGACGGAGCGACGCTGCAGGAGCGCGGCGACGGCCAGGAGGCGCGGCCCTGCGAGGCCGCCTGCCTGCCCGGCTGCACCTTCGCCAACGACGCGACGCAGCCGCGCTGGCGCTACGAGCCACCTGCCGGCACGCGGATCTCCTTCCCGGCGATCGCCGACGAGGCCGGCACGCTCTACTGGCGCGAGCGGGGTGACGAGTGCTGCGCCACGGTGGCTGCCGATCTCGACGGCCTCGTCCACTACCGCGCCGCCTCGCCCTGCCTCTCCGGCGAGGTGGCGATGCTGCGCCGTGGAGAGCTGCTGCTGACCCAGGGCAGCGAGGTGATCCTCGCCCACGCCACCGCGGACGGCTCCCTCGCCTGGCGCCACGAGCTGGCGCAGTCGGCCGGTTGCGAGACCTCGCTGGAGGAGGTGGCCGCGTCGGACGAGGTGCTCTACGCGATCCGCTCCGAGCGCTGCGGCGAAGGCGGCCTGCTCCTCTGGGCAACCGATCGGAGCTGGCCCGACGGCGAGGAGGTCCGGACTTCGCGCCTGGTGGAGCTCGAGGGGGACGGCAGCGTGCGCCGGGCCTGCGCCGCCGCCAGCGGCGTGGGGCACCTCGCCGTGCTCCGCGACGGCCTCCTGATCACGCAGGGCGCGGGCGGCCTCGCCGCCTACGTGGTGCCGGGGCTCGCAGAGGCAGCAAGGGGCTGGAGCAGCGCCGGCGGCGGCCCCTCCCGCGGCGGGTGGGAGCGGTGAGCTCTCCGCAGCGACCGACGCGGGTGGTGGTGATCTCCGATCTGCACCTCGGCGGGGGCGAGCGGCCGATGATGTCGCGCCCCGAGCGCCTGGTGCGCTTCCTCGCCACGCTCCCCGATCGCCTCGCCGCCGACGAGTCGCTCCACCTCGTGGTCGCCGGCGACATGGTCGACTTCCTGGCGACGGAGCCCTGGCGCCCGTTCACCGCCGATCCGGTCGAGGCGGTGGCGAAGCTCGAGTCCACCGCGCGCGACCGCCGCTTCGCCCCGATCTTCGCCGAGCTGGCGAAGCTGGCTGCCGCAGGCACGCCCATCGACGTGCTCCTCGGAAACCACGACCTCGAGGAGGCGCTGCCGCAGGTCGGCGAAGCCCTGCTGCGGATCCTCGGCGCAGGGCCGCGGCAGGTGGTGCTCCATCCGGACGGCAGGGCGTTCCGGCTCGGCGGCCTGCTGGTGGAGCACGGCAACCGCTACGACGGCGCCAACGCCAACGACCTCGAGGACCTCCGGGCGATCGCTTCGGCGCTCTCCCGCTTCGAGACCCCTTCGCACCACTTCGACCCCTCGCCGGGCAGCCGCCTCGTCGCCGAGGTGCTCAACCCGATCAAGAGGCGCTACCCCTTCGTCGATCTGCTCAAGCCGCAGGGCGAACTCACCGCGCTCCTCCTCTTCGCCTTCGAGCCCTCGCTCGCGCGGCACGTGGAGCACATCGCGTCGATCCTGCGGGGCGCCCGCCTGCACGGCGCCGACCGGCGCTCCACCCGCCACGCCCGCAGCCAGATCGAGCACCACGACGACGAGCTCGCCGCGGCCTTCGGTCAGAGCTACGCCACGCTGCGCGCGCCCCACGGCCACGTGCCGCTCCACGACTGGCTCGATCTCGTCGTCGAACGCGACCACAGCGGCATCGCCGCCCGCCTCGAGCGCGGCGAGCCCGTCCCGCACCACCAGCTGCAGGCGATCCGCCTCGCGCTCCACCGGCTCCTCCTCGACGATCGCTCCGCTGCGCCCGACGGGCCGGTGGGCCACCAGGGCGAGGAGGCGGCGCGGATCCTCGCCGCGAGCGGCGGCGTGATCGAGACGGTGGTGATGGGACATACGCACCTTGCCCGCCACGTCGGCCCCGCAGACCGCGCCGGCTACGTCAACACCGGCACCTGGGCGGACGTGGTGCGGGTGCCGAAGGCGGCGATGGAGGACGATGGAGCGCTGCAGGCCTTCCTGCTCGAACTGCACGAGGACCGCAGGCCCGAGGTGCCGGCGACGTATGCCGACGTGCGCCTCGGCAGGGACGGTGCGGTGGAGCAGGCCCGGCTGGCCTCCTTCGTCTGACGCGCTTTGTCGGCGACGGGCCGGGTGCGATACCATCGAGACATTCCACCGGAGGTGCAGATGCATCGCACGCTGTTGCAGTGGGGCGTTGCCGTCGTCGTGGGGCTCACGGGCTGCACCGATACGCTCCGCGACGTGGAAGCCGAGGGCGCCCTCGAGCTGCCGGCTGCCTGCGTCGACTTCGGTGTGGTGCCGCCTGGCGGCAGCGCCGTACGGGAGCTGGTGCTGCACAACCCCGCTTCCGGCCTGCTCGAGCTCTTCGAGTCGAGCGTGGTCGAGGGGCCGTTCACCATCCTCGAGCCCCCAGGCCAGACGATCGAGCCGGGCGCCTCCGCGTCGATGCGGATCCGCTTCGCGCCACGCAGCCTCGGCGCGGCGCGGGGCAGCGTCCGGATCCGGAGCAGCGATCCCAACGCGCCGACGCAGGAGGCCTGCCTGCGGGGCCTCGCCGGCGGCCCGGACATCGTCTGCGACACGACCTCGATCGACTTCGGCGAGGTACCCGTGGGGATCGAGCGCCGCGCGCGCTTCACCTGCAGCAACCGCGGCAGCAGCGGCACCACCGGCCTGCTCGAGCTGCACGCGATGGACGCCGATTCGAACGCGGTGCAGCTCTCGATCCGCAACGACGACGGGAGCAGCGGGACGAAGCCGGAGGGCTACGCGTCGGGCGAGGGATTCGAGGTGCTGGTCCGCTTCGTCCCGCAGGAGGCCGGCACGATCGACTCCACCATCGCCATCCTCTCCAACGACGTGCTCGAGCCCACGGTCTCGATCCCGGTGCGCGGCGAGGCGAGCCGCCTCGCGCCCTG
Encoded proteins:
- a CDS encoding metallophosphoesterase gives rise to the protein MSSPQRPTRVVVISDLHLGGGERPMMSRPERLVRFLATLPDRLAADESLHLVVAGDMVDFLATEPWRPFTADPVEAVAKLESTARDRRFAPIFAELAKLAAAGTPIDVLLGNHDLEEALPQVGEALLRILGAGPRQVVLHPDGRAFRLGGLLVEHGNRYDGANANDLEDLRAIASALSRFETPSHHFDPSPGSRLVAEVLNPIKRRYPFVDLLKPQGELTALLLFAFEPSLARHVEHIASILRGARLHGADRRSTRHARSQIEHHDDELAAAFGQSYATLRAPHGHVPLHDWLDLVVERDHSGIAARLERGEPVPHHQLQAIRLALHRLLLDDRSAAPDGPVGHQGEEAARILAASGGVIETVVMGHTHLARHVGPADRAGYVNTGTWADVVRVPKAAMEDDGALQAFLLELHEDRRPEVPATYADVRLGRDGAVEQARLASFV